A window of Costertonia aggregata contains these coding sequences:
- a CDS encoding DUF58 domain-containing protein: MNIQSELHKASLFQNLELLANQVVEGFISGIHKSPFHGFSAEFAEHKIYNNGESTKHIDWKLYAKTDKLYTKRYEEETNLRCHMILDNSASMYYPEIKNLGIDALNKIGFGVLAIAALMNILKRQRDAVGLSVYSDHYTYYAPEKGSERHHQMLLAKLSEISLNRNDTKITETYAHLHLIAEKIKRRSLVFLFTDMFQTATDDEKLFDALRHLKYNKHEVVLFHVLDVETEYNFNFTNTPKRYLDVETGEHIDLYAENIKQEYEKSIAIYCDTLKLKCAQYRIKYVGVDVRSGFSKVLNTFLVERQNFL, from the coding sequence GTGAACATACAATCCGAATTACATAAAGCTTCCCTTTTTCAGAATTTAGAACTTTTGGCCAACCAAGTTGTTGAAGGTTTTATAAGTGGAATACATAAAAGTCCGTTTCATGGTTTTTCCGCTGAATTCGCCGAACATAAAATTTACAATAACGGAGAAAGTACCAAGCATATTGATTGGAAGCTTTATGCAAAGACCGATAAGCTCTATACCAAGCGTTATGAGGAGGAGACCAATCTGAGATGCCATATGATTTTGGATAATTCAGCATCGATGTACTATCCGGAAATTAAAAATTTGGGTATTGATGCTCTAAATAAAATTGGTTTTGGCGTATTGGCTATCGCCGCTTTGATGAATATCTTAAAACGACAGCGGGATGCTGTTGGGCTCAGTGTATATTCGGACCATTATACTTATTATGCGCCCGAAAAAGGCAGTGAGCGCCATCATCAAATGCTGCTGGCCAAACTCTCAGAAATCAGTTTGAACAGAAATGATACAAAAATCACCGAAACCTACGCACATCTACATTTGATCGCTGAGAAAATAAAACGTAGAAGTCTTGTTTTTTTGTTTACCGATATGTTTCAAACGGCAACCGATGATGAAAAGCTATTTGATGCGCTACGCCATTTAAAGTATAACAAGCATGAGGTAGTCCTGTTTCATGTACTTGATGTAGAGACGGAGTATAATTTCAATTTTACGAATACACCCAAACGCTATTTGGATGTAGAAACAGGGGAGCACATAGATTTATATGCCGAGAACATTAAACAAGAATATGAAAAAAGTATTGCGATCTATTGTGACACTTTGAAATTAAAGTGTGCCCAATACAGAATTAAATATGTTGGGGTTGATGTTCGTTCTGGTTTCTCCAAGGTTCTAAATACATTCTTGGTAGAGCGACAGAATTTTTTGTAG
- a CDS encoding helix-turn-helix domain-containing protein yields MSNIPVREIDNTNFCGKDDGFKVLDVANFCGKENFKSELHRHDFYFLLLISKGRGAHTIDFREYEIKDNSFYIMRPGQVHQLSLEKGSQGYLIEFANGYYYPNGDILQKALRDVSKSNFYDLGEDVAVSILDYMHRVYQEFTNSQIGSREIINSNLDSIFINLYRHYLTEKPDFEVDHSIQLQLESFLDLLNTNLREKKRVEDYAEMLNLSLFQLNRITKTTMNKTCSEVIADHIVLEAKRYLLGTSNQIKEIAFELGYYDVSYFTRFFKKQTGKTPEEYRNDFK; encoded by the coding sequence ATGAGCAATATACCTGTACGAGAAATAGACAACACTAATTTTTGTGGAAAAGACGATGGTTTCAAAGTATTGGATGTTGCCAACTTTTGCGGCAAAGAGAATTTTAAAAGCGAATTACATCGTCACGACTTCTATTTTCTGCTACTGATTTCCAAGGGTAGGGGAGCCCATACCATAGATTTTAGAGAATACGAGATAAAGGACAATAGTTTCTATATAATGCGACCCGGACAAGTTCACCAACTTTCATTGGAAAAGGGTAGTCAAGGCTATCTCATTGAATTTGCAAATGGGTATTATTACCCAAATGGCGATATACTTCAAAAAGCACTTCGAGACGTAAGCAAATCCAATTTTTATGATTTGGGTGAAGATGTTGCAGTATCGATTCTTGACTATATGCATAGAGTATATCAAGAATTCACGAATAGCCAAATAGGTTCAAGAGAAATAATTAATTCCAATCTTGATTCCATTTTCATTAATTTATACAGGCATTACTTGACCGAAAAACCCGATTTTGAAGTTGACCATTCCATACAATTACAGCTTGAATCGTTTCTGGACTTACTTAATACAAATCTTCGTGAAAAGAAGCGGGTCGAAGATTACGCCGAAATGCTCAATCTCTCACTTTTTCAATTGAATAGAATTACGAAGACCACGATGAACAAAACGTGTTCCGAGGTTATAGCCGACCATATCGTACTGGAAGCAAAAAGATATCTTTTAGGAACGAGCAATCAAATCAAAGAGATTGCCTTTGAATTGGGTTACTATGATGTTTCCTATTTTACCCGTTTCTTCAAAAAACAAACTGGGAAAACACCTGAAGAGTATCGCAACGACTTTAAGTAA
- a CDS encoding class I SAM-dependent methyltransferase → MDTSFDKQYTQFWEERYGASEYAYGKEPNVFFKECLDKLSPGNILLPADGEGRNGVYAATQGWEVISTDLSRSGKEKTMQLAKDFNVSLDYEVGDILEMDFPEKSFDAIALIYAHFTGNKVSEIHQKLVKLLKPGGIIIFEAYSEKNLEYKKVDHKVGGPMDIDMLFSKDKIKRDFKGFQIIQLEELDVQLSEGSFHNGIGNVVRFVGKKHLD, encoded by the coding sequence ATGGACACATCTTTTGACAAGCAGTACACCCAATTCTGGGAAGAAAGATATGGTGCATCTGAATATGCCTATGGCAAAGAGCCCAATGTTTTTTTTAAAGAGTGCTTGGATAAACTAAGCCCTGGCAACATACTATTGCCGGCCGATGGCGAGGGAAGAAACGGTGTATATGCAGCAACCCAAGGTTGGGAAGTAATATCCACAGACTTAAGTCGGAGTGGTAAGGAAAAAACAATGCAGTTAGCCAAAGACTTTAATGTATCTCTTGATTATGAGGTTGGCGATATTTTGGAAATGGATTTTCCCGAAAAAAGTTTTGATGCAATCGCTTTGATATACGCCCATTTTACTGGCAATAAGGTTTCGGAAATTCATCAAAAACTGGTCAAATTATTAAAACCTGGTGGCATCATAATTTTTGAGGCCTACAGCGAAAAGAATTTGGAATATAAAAAAGTCGACCACAAAGTTGGGGGACCAATGGATATTGATATGCTGTTTTCAAAAGATAAAATCAAAAGGGATTTTAAGGGTTTCCAAATAATTCAATTGGAGGAATTAGATGTGCAATTGTCGGAGGGTAGCTTCCACAATGGCATTGGAAATGTTGTTCGGTTCGTTGGCAAAAAGCATTTGGATTGA
- a CDS encoding site-specific integrase has protein sequence MRTSSTFSILFWVYGKRAVNNKANIYIRITLNGKRVNISLKKKINISTWDEKLQRANGTDKDSRVLNLYLNEVQSKVYRIYEDFKRDEIPFTSQMVKAKFLGEDKTRLSFQNLVDYYNEKMQHKLHKNTMGQYKTSQRYMMEYILKEYKLNDIPLFNLEYSFIVGFEDFLRSYVPKSGQSKIGNNTAMKHIKRLRRMVTLAYRMKWLERDPFVNFKMKIEKKERGFLTDFELLSIEDLSSSIERLMVVKDLFVFSCYTGISYVDIVQLSEDNIVLGIDGSPWIMGKRVKTGAPFKIPLLPKAAVLIDKYKDHYRTNNTSSLLPKLSNQKLNSYLKEIADLCGIKKNLTFHMARHTFATTVTLSNGVPIETVSKLLGHTKLSTTQIYARVVERKVSDDMALLKSKIG, from the coding sequence ATGCGAACTTCATCAACATTCTCTATACTGTTTTGGGTGTATGGAAAACGTGCCGTAAACAACAAAGCAAATATCTACATTCGGATTACCTTAAACGGTAAACGCGTCAACATCAGTCTCAAAAAGAAAATCAATATTTCGACTTGGGATGAAAAATTGCAGAGAGCAAATGGGACCGATAAGGATTCCCGCGTTCTCAATCTATACTTGAACGAAGTACAATCAAAGGTTTATAGGATTTACGAAGATTTCAAGAGGGATGAAATACCTTTTACTTCTCAAATGGTAAAAGCTAAATTTTTAGGCGAAGATAAAACACGTTTATCCTTTCAAAATCTTGTTGACTACTATAATGAAAAGATGCAACACAAATTGCATAAGAATACGATGGGCCAATATAAGACCAGCCAACGGTATATGATGGAATATATCCTAAAGGAATATAAACTGAATGACATTCCACTTTTCAATCTCGAATACAGTTTTATTGTAGGCTTTGAAGATTTTCTTCGGTCGTATGTACCCAAAAGTGGTCAATCTAAGATTGGCAATAATACTGCAATGAAGCATATTAAGCGTTTGAGAAGAATGGTTACTCTTGCCTATCGGATGAAATGGTTGGAAAGAGACCCATTTGTAAATTTTAAAATGAAAATTGAAAAGAAGGAACGTGGTTTCCTTACCGATTTTGAATTGCTAAGTATTGAAGATTTGTCCTCTTCAATAGAGCGTCTTATGGTCGTGAAAGATTTGTTTGTTTTTAGTTGCTATACGGGTATTTCTTATGTTGACATTGTACAATTAAGTGAGGATAATATTGTATTAGGCATAGATGGTAGCCCTTGGATTATGGGAAAAAGAGTAAAAACAGGTGCACCGTTCAAAATCCCGCTACTTCCTAAAGCTGCTGTCTTAATTGACAAATATAAGGACCACTATCGAACTAACAATACGTCAAGTCTTTTGCCCAAGTTATCCAATCAAAAACTAAATAGTTATTTGAAGGAAATAGCTGACTTATGCGGTATTAAAAAAAACCTGACTTTTCATATGGCACGCCATACTTTTGCCACTACGGTGACTTTGAGCAATGGTGTACCCATAGAGACTGTATCTAAATTATTAGGGCATACTAAACTGTCCACAACTCAAATCTATGCAAGGGTGGTCGAGAGAAAAGTTAGTGATGATATGGCACTACTCAAATCAAAAATTGGCTAA
- the trxA gene encoding thioredoxin: MALEITDATFDEVVLKSDKPVVVDFWAAWCGPCRMVGPVIDEVSNEYEGKAVVGKVDVDANQEFAAKYGVRNIPTVLVFKDGEIVSRQVGVSPKKVYTDAIDAAL; the protein is encoded by the coding sequence ATGGCATTAGAAATAACAGACGCTACTTTTGATGAAGTAGTCTTAAAAAGTGATAAACCGGTAGTAGTGGATTTTTGGGCAGCTTGGTGCGGTCCTTGTAGAATGGTAGGCCCGGTAATAGACGAGGTAAGCAATGAATACGAAGGTAAAGCGGTAGTAGGTAAGGTAGATGTTGATGCCAATCAGGAATTTGCCGCAAAATACGGAGTGCGTAATATACCTACGGTCTTGGTGTTCAAAGATGGTGAAATCGTAAGCAGGCAAGTAGGGGTTTCCCCAAAAAAAGTATATACCGATGCTATTGATGCGGCATTGTAG